In the Methanosphaera stadtmanae DSM 3091 genome, TAAATGTGTTATTTACAAAGGTAGTATTTAAATTACTTCCACCATTTATAAAAACAGATCCTGCAAAACCACTAGCATAACTGTTTGTGAAAGTATTATTTTCTATTAAACAGTTACTATAGATTGTCATGGAAAGATCTGCTCCAGAACCAGAATATCTACCATCAAAATAATATTGAGGCATATACTGTGCTTTAACACTACTTATATTATTATCTTTAAAAATACAATTAGTTAATGTTAAATTTAGAGCATCGTTTCCACCAATTGCAGCTCCACCACTCATAGCCCAAGAACTATTAAATTGAATATAATTATTTTCGAAAATAGTATTATTTATAAGAGAATACCCTCCAGCCAAATAAAGAGCTGCTCCATAACAATTACCAATTTCATATTGGTTTGTAACTACACAACTTTTGTTTCTAAAAGTACAATTATCTATAGTAGTATGATTGCTTGAAGATATAGATACACCACTACCACCATTAGTGAAAGTAGAATTATATATATTTATAATATTTAATGCATTAACTGTAATATCTTTATTATTATTATCAAAAAGACTATTAGTAACATTTAAATTAGATGTTCCGTATCTATTAAATATATTTTTAATTATATTCACGGTAAATCTACTGTTATTTTTAAAAATACAATTATCTATATTAAAATTCAAGGTAATATCAACTTTAGGGTCTATATGTGAATAAATACATGATATGTTATTATTACTCATAGTAGTATTAGTAATAGTTAAATTACCATTAGTATATATTACATATACATAACCTATTGATTTAGCACTATTATTAGTTAAAGTAGAATTAATAATAATTAAATTACCGCCCTCGTTATGTAATAATCCAGCAGGACCACCCCAATTTCTATCATCATAAATATCAGACATGGTACAATTAATAATAGTTAAATTACCATAATTAGATAAGGTAGTATTAAGTATAGAGTTAATAATAGTTAAATTACCATAATTATACCTACTGCCTGATAAAGTAATATTATTTAATGTATAATTACCATTATAAGTATCTATATACTTGATAATATCGGTTTTATTAGTAATTATAATACCTTTTCCACTTATTAATGCATTACTACCTAATATGGTATCATCACTAATAGTTAAATTACCATTACTATACATAGTTGTATTTAATGTACAATTATTCAAAGTTAAATTACCATTATTTGTTCTTGAAGTTTTTATTTCAAAATTATTTAATGTATAATTACCTTTATATGTTTGATAATAATTTATTATGTTTGTTTTATTGGTAATTATAATACCTTTTCCACTTATTAATGCATTACTACCTAATATGGTATCATCACTAATAGTTAAATTACCATTACTATACATAGTTGTATTTAATGTACAATTATTCAAAGTTAAATTACCTCTATTTTGCATCATCTTAGCATTTAATGTACAATTATTTAGAGTTAAATTACCATTATTTGTTCTTGAAGTTTTTATTTCAAAATTATTTAATGTATAATTGCCATTATATGTTCGATAATAATTTATTATGTTTGTTTTATTGGTAATTACAGTTCCTTCTTCAATTAGTGTGTTTTCTTTAATTATACAATTATCATCAATAATTATGTAATTAGCACGAATACTAGAATCAACAGTACAATTATGTAAAGTTAAATTCTTTGCATATATAAATTTTGTTAATATACTGTCATTAAAAGTAAGATTATAATTATACATATTAAATTCAAAATCAATAGTTTGATTATTTCCATTAATTGTTACATCTTTTAGATAAGAACCACAAGAAATCCTCTCCTCGGAACTATAATTTCCGGGTTCTAAATTAATAATCCATTCATAAGAACTGCTTTTTTGAGATATTTCACTAAAAACCTTTTCTATTTCAGTAAAATTATTCACAGTTTTTTCTACTGGTGTTGTTTTTAATGTTTTTGTTTTTAATGTTTTATTAGTTGTTACAACTTCTTTAGTTATGTCTTGTTTAGGAGTAATTTCTTTTTTAGTATCTTTTATACTGGACTTTACTTCTTTAGTTATGTCTTGTTTTTCTTTATAATCAGTGTTAGTAGGAGTGTTAGTTGTTGGTGTCTGTTTTTCTATGATATTAGTAGTTGTTGGTGTTGTTGTATTTGTGTCTGTTGCAGATATAGCTGAAAGTCCTAGTAATAATACTATTAATATTATTGAAGATATTAATATCTTATTCTTCATTTTAATCACTTTTCCTCCATAATTTAAATAAATTTTAAAATAACTAAGATTTATCTTAGTTGTTACTTAATTTAAAAATAATTATAATTATATTTAACTAGATTTAACTAACTAAAATCAATTTCTAAACATACAAATTATAATTCTATTAAAAGGGGGGGGGAAAATTCCATTGTTTTTATCTATAAAAATTATACTGGAGTTTATTTTTTAAATAAAACCTTAATTATCTTTACTTTTAAATATATGATTATATAATTATAATTTAATTTATTATGAAAATACATGATGATTTATTTAATCCATATTTTTTCTACTGTTTGTTTATTGACATATATATTATATACTTAAAAAAAGAGTGTTCTTATAAGAACTGCAATATTTATTTTAAAGTGGTTTTCAACAAGATTTTCTTGTTATGTTTATAATTATCTAAAATATGTTGAATATTTTGTATAATATAAATCATGAAAATATACAAATTAATAGAGTAAAATAAGTCTCATACTCATTAATAAATAAAAAAAAGTTAAAAGAAATAAAAAGGGAATTAATTACTTTTTTGATCTTCTGTTATACGTTTCATGTATGTATTTACACTAGTTGCTATTGCTGCAACTTTTTTACTTGGTAGGAATGTGGCTTTAAGTTCTGCAATTCTATCTTCATCTTCCTTAACAACCCTTTCAATGTCAGCTCTTAAATCAAGTTTGTTTTCTTCAATAAATCCAGTGTGTAAATTTGCATTTTTAAAGTTTTCATTAAGCATTAAAGCCTTATGGAATGGTATTGTTGTTGGAACTCCCACAACTATATATTCATTCAATGCTCTTTTCATACGTGCAATAGCTTCATCCCTATTATTTCCATGTACTATGAGTTTTGCAATCATTGAATCATATATTGATGGAATAGTATAACCATTATACACACCACTATCCATTCTTACTCCAATTCCACCAGGAGAACGGTAACCTACAATACGTCCAGGATTAGGATTAAAGTCATGTAATGGATCTTCTGCATTTATACGACATTCAATAGCATGACCATTTACTTTAATATCATCTTGAGAATAATCTAATTTTTCACCAGATGCTACTTTAATCTGTTGTTTAACTAGATCTACACCAGTAATAGCTTCTGTAATTGGATGTTCTACTTGTATTCTTGTATTCATTTCTAGGAAATAATATTCACCATTAGAATACATGAATTCAACAGTACCTGCACTGTTATAATCAACACTTTTTGCTGCTTTAATAGCAGATTCTCCCATCCTTTGTCTTAATTCTTCAGTCATAATAGGTGATGGTGCTTCTTCTATTAATTTTTGATGTCTTCTTTGTATGGAACATTCCCTATCACATACATGTATAGTATTTCCATGATTATCTGCTAATACTTGGAATTCTATATGTCTTGGTTTTTCAATATATTTTTCTATATATACTGTTCCATCACCAAATGTTGCCTGTGCTAGATTTTGGGTGGATTCTATTGCACGAGCTAGTTCATCTTCCTCATAAACTACTCTCATACCAATACCTCCACCTCCAGCTGATGATTTAATTATTACAGGAAAACCTATTTCTTTTGCTCTTTTTTTTGCTTCTTCAATATCAGTAATTCCTTCTTTATCTCCAGGTACTGTTGGAACTCCTATTTTTTCCATTAACTGTTTTGAAGTAATTTTATCTCCCATTGCTTGAATTGCATTTTCTCTTGGACCAATTAGTGTGATGTTGTTTTCATCACATTTATTTCCTAGTACTGGGTTTTCTGATAAGAATCCATAACCTGGATGTATTGCATCAGCTCCTGTATCTAATGCAAT is a window encoding:
- a CDS encoding acetyl-CoA carboxylase biotin carboxylase subunit, whose translation is MFDKVLIANRGEIAIRVMRACRELDVNTVAIYSDADKTGLFTKYADEAVPLNSSILSQSYLDIDKIIDIALDTGADAIHPGYGFLSENPVLGNKCDENNITLIGPRENAIQAMGDKITSKQLMEKIGVPTVPGDKEGITDIEEAKKRAKEIGFPVIIKSSAGGGGIGMRVVYEEDELARAIESTQNLAQATFGDGTVYIEKYIEKPRHIEFQVLADNHGNTIHVCDRECSIQRRHQKLIEEAPSPIMTEELRQRMGESAIKAAKSVDYNSAGTVEFMYSNGEYYFLEMNTRIQVEHPITEAITGVDLVKQQIKVASGEKLDYSQDDIKVNGHAIECRINAEDPLHDFNPNPGRIVGYRSPGGIGVRMDSGVYNGYTIPSIYDSMIAKLIVHGNNRDEAIARMKRALNEYIVVGVPTTIPFHKALMLNENFKNANLHTGFIEENKLDLRADIERVVKEDEDRIAELKATFLPSKKVAAIATSVNTYMKRITEDQKSN